One Aphelocoma coerulescens isolate FSJ_1873_10779 chromosome 6, UR_Acoe_1.0, whole genome shotgun sequence DNA window includes the following coding sequences:
- the COMTD1 gene encoding catechol O-methyltransferase domain-containing protein 1: MPLPSVPKEVAIGTAMLGVAFATGMLAGKRYPSLVFGTPKSSTSGMIGKSSPLRQYILDHSLREHPILKKLRLLTADHPWGRMMVSCEQAQLMANLVKLIKAKKVIEIGVFTGYNALNMALVLPDNGRVIACDINEDYAKIGRPLWKEAGVEHKIDLRIKPAIQTLDELLASGEAETFDFAFIDADKESYNEYYEKCLCLIKKGGIIAIDNVFWNGKVLKPRKDDLAAQSIHRLNEKLLRDARINISMLPIGDGVTLAFKL, encoded by the exons ATGCCGCTTCCCAGCGTGCCCAAAGAAGTGGCCATCGGGACGGCGATGCTGGGCGTCGCCTTTGCTACGGGTATGCTTGCAG GTAAAAGATACCCTTCTTTAGTTTTTGGGACACCCAAATCATCCACGAGTGGGATGATTGGGAAAAGCAGTCCTCTCCGGCAATACATACTGGATCACTCTTTGCGGGAACATCCAATTCTAAAGAAGCTGCGTCTG cTTACTGCTGATCATCCCTGGGGCAGAATGATGGTGTCCTGCGAGCAGGCTCAGCTTATGGCAAATTTGGTCAAGCTCATTAAAGCCAAGAAAGTTATTGAAATAG GTGTTTTCACAGGTTATAATGCCTTGAATATGGCACTTGTCCTGCCAGATAATGGCCGAGTTATTGCCTGTGATATAAATGAGGACTATGCCAAAATTGGAAGGCCACTGTGGAAGGAG GCAGGAGTAGAGCATAAAATTGATCTGCGGATTAAGCCAGCAATTCAAACGCTTG ATGAACTGTTGGCCAGCGGAGAAGCGGAAACCTTTGACTTTGCTTTCATTGATGCGGATAAAGAAAGCTACAATGAGTACTATGAAAAATGCTTGTGCCTCATAAAGAAAGGGGGAATAATAGCTATTGATAAT GTCTTTTGGAATGGAAAGGTGTTAAAACCAAGGAAGGATGACTTGGCAGCGCAGAGTATCCACCGCCTCAATGAGAAGCTTCTCAGAGATGCACGCATCAATATCAGCATGCTCCCAATAGGGGATGGAGTCACATTAGCATTCAAGTTGTAA